The Pyrus communis chromosome 2, drPyrComm1.1, whole genome shotgun sequence genome includes a window with the following:
- the LOC137721222 gene encoding probable F-box protein At4g22030, with protein MASLQTSSPVFSSPSRRSSSNRTINAPIHARKLPRVRFADLKQTTKLVLQGLQLKEQVLKQENTDLYSNNHSAAAAPTASTTQLYALLEAVVDRVEMHANIGEQRNNWNALLLSSINMITLSASLMAGVNAAAGTSVLALNISSAILFSAATGMLLIMNKIQPSQLAEEQRNATRLFRQLQSKIETVFALRDPTEKDVKETMEKVLALDKAYPLALLGAMLEKFPKKLEPTVWWPRNVVQSQNPRKPKSQMGNNVNGWSEELEREMREIIQVVKNKDLENYVRLGSSVVLKTNKILAVSGPVLTGIAAIGSAFVGHGSATVAVATVAAGSLASAVNAFQHGGQVGMVFEMNRNCAGFFNKLEDSIEATLGEQDWEKRENGVVFEMKVAMRLGRSLEQLRELASKSALYRSNGEPIDEFGCKLF; from the coding sequence ATGGCTTCCCTCCAAACTTCATCTCCtgtcttctcttctccctcacgTCGTTCTTCCTCAAACAGAACCATAAATGCCCCCATTCATGCCCGCAAGCTCCCAAGAGTCCGCTTCGCTGACCTGAAACAAACCACGAAGCTCGTCCTCCAAGGCCTCCAGTTGAAGGAACAAGTTCTGAAACAGGAAAACACCGATTTGTATAGCAACAATCACTCTGCAGCAGCAGCTCCTACAGCTTCCACAACTCAGCTCTACGCGCTCTTAGAGGCTGTGGTGGACAGAGTGGAGATGCACGCGAACATCGGCGAGCAGCGCAATAACTGGAACGCACTCTTACTTAGCTCTATCAACATGATCACTCTCTCCGCTTCCCTAATGGCCGGAGTTAATGCAGCTGCTGGAACGTCCGTTTTGGCATTGAACATTTCATCGGCTATTTTGTTTTCCGCAGCTACCGGAATGCTGCTTATCATGAACAAGATCCAGCCTTCGCAGCTCGCTGAGGAGCAGCGCAATGCTACGAGGTTGTTCAGGCAGCTCCAGAGCAAAATTGAGACGGTGTTTGCTCTTCGTGATCCTACTGAGAAAGATGTGAAGGAGACAATGGAGAAGGTTTTGGCTCTTGACAAAGCTTACCCTCTTGCGTTGCTCGGTGCCATGCTCGAAAAATTCCCCAAAAAATTGGAGCCGACTGTTTGGTGGCCTAGAAATGTTGTTCAATCTCAAAATCCAAGGAAACCGAAATCCCAGATGGGAAATAATGTGAATGGATGGAGTGAAGAACTTGAaagggaaatgagagaaattATTCAAGTTGTGAAGAACAAGGACCTTGAAAACTATGTGAGATTAGGAAGCTCGGTAGTATTAAAGACCAACAAGATTTTGGCAGTTTCAGGCCCTGTGCTTACTGGGATCGCGGCTATTGGATCCGCTTTTGTAGGCCATGGATCAGCCACTGTCGCGGTTGCAACAGTGGCTGCAGGCTCTTTGGCTAGCGCAGTGAATGCTTTTCAGCATGGCGGGCAAGTAGGGATGGTGTTTGAGATGAATAGGAACTGCGCCGGCTTCTTCAACAAGTTGGAGGATTCAATTGAAGCAACACTTGGAGAACAAGACtgggagaagagagaaaatgggGTGGTTTTTGAAATGAAGGTTGCAATGCGGTTGGGGAGAAGCTTGGAACAGCTCAGAGAACTTGCATCGAAATCAGCTTTGTATCGTTCGAATGGAGAACCCATAGACGAATTCGGTTGCAAGCTTTTCTAA